A region from the Palaemon carinicauda isolate YSFRI2023 chromosome 9, ASM3689809v2, whole genome shotgun sequence genome encodes:
- the LOC137647172 gene encoding uncharacterized protein, which yields MAVPSAVNDSLLFMGGNESDSILISNCTADPYVSGWGYRYFVANFTIAAVGAVGNIASLWSLFRCRKTNIAAKIQLGTFFGVQLIVCLLTLPGFSYVKKLALLCQAGDLPMGLKLLFLFTHTLFLPIERINFTAMAIMRLIAVRWPHHYKKFAQVKVVVALEIFIFLYVLSPWLVSFAIELHNMYPIEDQMTVTFSLGKGPTIRNIYLVHGINHLFPTFASLLAYSLMMYTMIRQKQTMGIRNDKNTTTMDHVAYTIRLVILVNLLLDVPHTLAHLMRVSQVPSLIIHSIFYMHLALDPFIFVGMNAHYRKALFASFRSCFSWERSHNVQWHQGLHEPAQRMSFLNASNSSQTRSGGTELTNDSGISNA from the exons ATGGCTGTTCCAAGCGCTGTTAATGACAGCTTGCTTTTCATGGGTGGCAATGAAAGCGATAGCATCCTTATTTCGAATTGTACCGCCGATCCTTACGTCTCCGGCTGGGGGTACCGCTATTTTGTAGCCAACTTTACTATCGCTGCCGTAGGAGCTGTTG GTAACATCGCAAGCCTCTGGAGTCTGTTCCGGTGTCGCAAGACGAACATAGCAGCCAAAATCCAACTGGGGACTTTCTTCGGCGTCCAGCTGATCGTCTGTCTCCTGACTTTACCCGGGTTTTCCTACGTCAAGAAACTGGCTCTCCTGTGTCAGGCGGGGGACTTGCCCATGGGACTCAAGCTCCTGTTCCTTTTTACCCATACCCTGTTCTTGCCCATTGAGAGGATCAACTTCACGGCCATGGCCATTATGAG ACTCATTGCAGTACGCTGGCCTCATCACTACAAGAAATTCGCCCAGGTCAAAGTGGTCGTCGCGTTAGAGATATTCATCTTCCTATACGTCCTCTCTCCTTGGCTCGTATCCTTCGCCATT GAACTCCACAATATGTACCCAATTGAGGACCAAATGACTGTCACATTCAGTTTGGGAAAGGGACCAACTATCAGGAATATCTACCTGGTCCATGGCATAAATCACCTCTTCCCTACATTTGCTAGTTTGCTGGCCTATTCTCTCATGATGTACACG ATGATCCGACAGAAACAAACGATGGGCATCCGCAACGACAAGAACACGACGACGATGGACCACGTCGCCTACACCATCCGCCTGGTTATCCTGGTCAACCTGCTACTGGATGTACCCCACACACTAGCCCATCTTATGAGGGTGAGCCAGGTGCCCTCGCTCATCATTCACAGCATCTTCTACATGCATCTGGCACTCGACCCCTTCATTTTCGTTGGCATGAACGCCCATTACCGCAAGGCACTGTTTGCCAGCTTTCGCTCATGCTTCAGCTGGGAGAGGAGCCACAATGTCCAATGGCACCAGGGTCTGCACGAGCCGGCTCAACGAATGAGTTTTCTGAACGCGTCTAACTCCTCTCAGACGCGTAGTGGTGGAACTGAATTGACAAATGACTCTGGGATTTCCAATGCCTGA